The Metabacillus schmidteae nucleotide sequence ATAGAACTGATCTGCACACGATAATACCGCATCTAGATTATGTTCTACCAATATAATCCCTATCTTTTTTTCCTGGGCGATTTGAACAAGCACATCCTGGATCAATTGAACAATAGAAGGCTGGATACCTTCCATAGGCTCATCTAATAGTAATAGCTTCGGATTTGATACTAAGGCTCTTGCTATTGCCAATTGTTGCTGCTGGCCGCCACTTAAATCTCCGCCTTTGCGATCTATCATTTCTTTTAATACTGGAAACCATTTGAAAATTTCCTCCGGAATTGTTGAAGAGCGTTGAGCTTTTGGTAATGCCTCCATTCCTAATAGCAGATTTTCTCTAATTGATAGATCAGAAAAGATTTCTCTACCTTGTGGAACATAAGCAATCCCAGCTCTTGCACGATGTTCTGGTCTTTCCCTTTTAAAATTCTTTCCTTCATACTGAATAGTCCCGCTTGTCATAGGCAATAGACCCATTAATACTTTCATTAATGTTGTTTTCCCTACACCATTTCGTCCAAGAAGACCAACAATTTTTCCCTCCGGTATCTCAAAATCTACATTCCGTAAAATAATAGTCTCATCATATCCCGCTTGCAGGTTTGAAACATGAAGCATATTACCCGCTCCTTCCTAGATATACATTCTTCACTTCTTCATTTTCCTGAATATCCTTCATTTCACCCTGACAAAGCACCTTCCCTTCGTGCATGACCACGACTTTAGTAGAATATTTTCGTACAAAATCCATATCATGCTCTACAATTAAAACAGAACATTCTTTGGAAATTTCTAAAATTAATTCACCTGTTTTTGTTCTTTCTTCACCAGACATCCCTGCGATTGGTTCATCTAATAATAATAATGTGGGTTCCTGAATTAATTGCATTCCGATTTCCAGCCACTGCTTTTGTCCATGTGATAAAGCACCGGCTTTTTCATGCCGAACTTCAAACAATCCTATTTTCTTTAACATCACATCAATTTTGTCCTTTTGTGTATCAGATAATCTCGCGATAAGAATAGAAAATAAATTTTTCTTTTGCTTCATCGCAATCTCTAAATTTTCAAAAGATGTTAAGTGTAAAAAAATACTTGGAGCTTGAAACTTTCGGGCTATTCCTGTTTCTACAATTTTTTGTTCTGGCAGTTTTTCTAATGAAATATCATCTTTAAAGGTGATATTTCCTCCTGTTGCACGGGTTTTCCCACAAATCACATCCAATAATGTCGTCTTCCCTGCTCCATTTGGACCTATTAAAAACAAAACCCCTTTGCTTTCAACATCCAAATTAACTCCTTGCAATGCCTTAAAACCAGAAAAATCTACAACGACATCATGACACGAGAGTATCGACTTCACTTTGATTCGCCTCCTTTACCTTGTCTTTTTTAAAAAATCTCATCTTAATCTTTTCAACTAAGCCAGCTAAACCATTTGGTAAATAAAGAACAACAATAAGGAATAGCGCACCTAGGAAGATCGTCCAAAAGTCCGGATATGTTTCACTCAAAAAGCTTTTGGCTGTATTTGTTAAAATAGCTCCAATAACAGCACCTAAAATGGAATGACGACCTCCAATTGCTACCCATAGGACCATTTCAATTGAAGGAATGATTCCCATCATCTCCGGTGTAATAATACCAACCTGTAATACGAAAAGAGCTCCAGCCACTCCTGCAAATGCTGCAGATAAAGCATATATAAACACTTTATAAAATGTAGGATTATAACCGAGGAAACGAAGGCGGTTTTCTCCATCTCGAATCGCAATAAGCAACCTTCCAAATCGAGACTTTGTTAACACTAACGCCACTCCCATAATGACCGCTAATAACCCAACTGTTACAAAATATAAGATTCTCTTTGTTCCAGGATCTGCTAATGGGACTTGAAAGATTGTAAAAAAGTTGGTCAATCCACTTGTACCGCCAGTAATGTGTTGTCCACCAATAAACAAAGTAACCGTCACAACAACAACCGCCTGAGATATCAGTGAAAAAAACACCCCTTTAATTCGATTTTTAAATGTAAAATACCCAATCACCGCTGCAATGATAAACGGGAGCAATATAGCTGCTGAAATGGCAAAGAGCGGATTTTTAAATAATGTCCATACAAAAGGTATTTCCGTAATCCCGTTCCATTCCATAAAATCGGGAATTCCTGACGGCGATGCTTCAAGCTTTAAATACATTGCCATACAATAAGCACCCAGCCCAAAAAACACACCATGCCCTAAGCTTAAGATACCGGTAAATCCCCAAATTAAGCTTATTCCAACTGCGATTATTGCAAAGCACAAAAACTTTGCCAATAAACCTATTCTAAACTCGGAAAGTAGCAATGGAGCTACAAGTAACATAAGAAAAAAAACTCCATAATAAGCCCCTTGACTATATTTTTTAATCATATTACACCTCCGTTAGTCTAATGCTCGAACCTTTACATTGACGAGACCCGTTGGCTTCCACTGAAGGAAAAGAATAATAAAGGCAAAAACAATTACTTTCGCAATTGTTGCACTAGTAGATAGCTCAACAAATGTACTTAAAACACCCAAGATTAACGCCGCTAAGATCGTGCCTTTTAGTTTTCCAACTCCACCTAAAATAACAATCATAAAAGCATCTACAATATAAGAAGTGCCAAGTGTTGGACCAATAGAACCGATTAACGTTAAGGAACAACCTGCAACCCCGGCAAATCCACTCCCCAGTGCAAAAGCCGTACTATCGACACTTCTAGTTGAGACACCTAGGCAAGACGCCATATTACGATTTAACGTTACTGCTTTCATTCTTCTTCCTGAAGAGGTTTTATATAGATATATAAACAACATTAAAATGCTTACGAGAACAAGGGCGATAATAAATAAACGTTTATACGGGAAAGTAAGTCCTGCTACAGTAAGCCCACCATTTAACCATTCAGGTGCTACAACCGCAACATTTGGCGCACCAAAAATCGACCGGGCAGTTTGCTGCAATATAAGACTTACTCCCCATGTTGCCAGCAGGCTATCAAGTGGTCGTTCATAGAGAAATCTTACAATTGTTTTCTCCATAATAAGACCAATAAGTGCAGCAATTAAAAAGGATAAAGGAATTGAAAGAATAAAATAGTAGTCAAATAATGATTTTGGGAGATATTGAACAAACACTTGCTGGAGTACATAGGTGGTATATGCTCCAATCATGATAAATTCTCCATGAGCCATATTAATAATATTCATAAGACCGAATGTAATAGCGAGACCAAGCGCAATCAATAATAAAATTGATCCAAGACTAAGCCCATTGAATAATTGTGAAATAATAATCGACAAGGACTTTTCCTCCTTTTCTGTGAAGATAATAGTTAAGCGGGATCAGATAATCACGCTAGCAAATCATTTTCAAAAGGTACATTGTTATATCTAACCCTGATTTGCTCGTTACCTTCTTACCATTTAGATACCTAGCCAGCAATCAGACTAGGTATCTATTACTTTACTTATTCCGGACTTAAACCTTCAGCCCAGTCATAAGACTTTAAGTATGGATCAGGCTTTACCTGCTCACCAGAATTCCAAACTTCCTTGAATTGCCCATCTGCCTGAACTTCTCCGATACGAACAGTCTTATAAATATGCTGTGTTTCACCGTCAATTTTCACAACACCACCCGGTGCTTTGAATTCGATGCCATCTGACGCTTCCTTTACTTTATCTACTTCAAAGGAGCCGGCTTTTTCAACTGCTTCTTTCCATAAATAAACAGCAATATAAGCTGCTTCAATCGGATCACCAGTTACTCTGTCTTCACCATATTTAGCTTTATAATTCTCAACAAAAGTCTTATTCTCTGGAGTATCTGTTGTTTGATAATAATTCCATGCTGCATAATGTCCTTCTAATACATCTGTTCCAATTCCACGAATTTCTTCTTCAGCTACACTTACTGACATAACAGGAATGTCTTCAGGAGTTATTCCTGCATCTTTAAGTTGTTTGAAGAAAGCAACATTACTGTCTCCATTTAACGTATTGAATATAGCATCTGGTTTTTCTGCTTTTATCTTACTAATAATGGTGTTGTAATCTGTGTGTCCGAGAGGTGTGTATTCTTCTGCAACTACTGTTCCTCCTTTTGCTTTAAGTTGTGCATTCACAATTTTATTTGCTGTACGAGGAAATACATAATCAGATCCTACTAAGAAAATATTTTTACCTTGATTTTCCAACATCCAATCGATAGCAGGGACAATTTGTTGATTGGTTGTAGCACCTGTATAAAAAATATTTGGAGATTGTTCCATCCCCTCGTACTGAACTGGATACCATAATAAACCATTATTTTGTTCTACAACTGGAAGCATTGCTTTACGGCTTGCAGAAGTCCATCCACCAAAAATGGTTGCTACTTTATCTTGTTGAAGAAGTTTTCTTGCCTTTTCTGCGAAAGTTGGCCAGTCCGAAGCTCCATCTTCAACGATTGGCTCGATCTGCTTTCCTAATACTCCACCTGCAGCATTAATTTCCTCAATTGCCATTAACTCTGCATCACGTAAGGAAACCTCACTTATCGCCATCGTTCCACTTAAAGAATGTAAAATACCGACTTGAACTGTATCACTGTCAGTACTAGTTGTTGCGGATGAATTACTTGATTCATTTTCCGAGGTCGGATTACTCGTCTGGGCTGCACAAGCACCTAGCATAAATACAGACATAATCATAGCTAAAATCCCTTTTTTTACTTTCAACACATCAACACTCCCTTTTTCTGTAATATAACTAACAACAAAAGACATAAACCCTAACCTAATATGTAAGAAAAGTTAACATTTATATATTCACATTATACAGAATTTCCCTAACTAAACAATATTTTTTTGTAATTTTTCAAAAACTTTTAATGTAATCGCTAACATATAGAGTGGTTCTATCCTTCGTTTTATGTAATAATTCAATAATTACGTCATATTTTATTACAAGCATTTTCAGCATCGTTAACCATCTACTGTCAAATTTTTCAAAATAAAGAGGCTATCTAATACAGATAGCCTCAGTCTGGTTATTTTCCAATAAACATTTGCGTCCAGTGATGACCATTAGAGTCATAACCAATCCCAATATGGGTAAAATCTTTACTTAAAATATTCTTTCTGTGCCCTTCACTATTCATCCATGCCTGAACAACTTCTTGTGCTGAGCGTTGACCTTGGGCAATGTTCTCTCCAGCCGTTTTATACGTCACACCAAAATCTCTCATCATATCAAACGGAGAACCATAGGTAGGACTTGTATGTGAGAAATAGTTATTTTGACGCATATCTTCAGATTTTTTCTGAGCTACGCCACTTAATTGCGTGTCTGCTTTAAGTGCTGGTAATCCATTTTTCTTTCTTTCAGCATTTGTTAAATCAATTACCTGTTGTGCAACTTGACTAACCCCTTGACCCTGAGACTTATTTTCCTTTGGAGCTTCAGCTGGTGCTTGTTTTTGCTGCTGTTCAGGAGCTTGCTCTTTTGGTTGGGCAGGCGCTTGCTCTTGTTGCTGAGTAGGTGCTTGCTCTTTTGGTTGGGCAGGCGCTTGCTCTTGTTGCTGAGCAGGTGCTTGATTTTGTTGTTGATTAGTTTGAGCTTGTTGATCAGTAGGTGCCTGCTGTCTGTCTGCAGCCTGTTGTTGTTGTGATTGACCTTGCAGAGCAAACTGATTACCATATTGAAGAGCTCTCTCTTTTTGTTGATCAATAAATTGACGTGCCTGCTGTTCAGCTTCTTCTTTAGAATTAGCTCTTATAAATTTAAATTTAGCATCTTGTACAGCAATAGCTCTTGTATGCGGATATTCTTTACTTGTTAAATCTGTTTTTGAGCTTGAAATAGTCATGTTATTAGGATCTCTTGTTGGCATCCGATCTCTCATATAACCGAAATCATCATTTACCCTATTGTTTTCAGGGTGGCGGGTATCGATGTCTCTTGCTAATGGACCATAACTACGGCCATTATAATTTACATTTTCTGCAACATCGACATTATTGTCTCTATATTCACCATCTAATGCACCTTCATTGTTGTTACATGCGACTAATCCAACAATCATCACACTAGTTGCAACTAATCCAAGCTTCTTTTTTATCAATCCAAACCCCTCCTTTATTAAAATCACCTACCTTTATATTTTCTTTATTTTTGAA carries:
- the urtD gene encoding urea ABC transporter ATP-binding protein UrtD, giving the protein MKSILSCHDVVVDFSGFKALQGVNLDVESKGVLFLIGPNGAGKTTLLDVICGKTRATGGNITFKDDISLEKLPEQKIVETGIARKFQAPSIFLHLTSFENLEIAMKQKKNLFSILIARLSDTQKDKIDVMLKKIGLFEVRHEKAGALSHGQKQWLEIGMQLIQEPTLLLLDEPIAGMSGEERTKTGELILEISKECSVLIVEHDMDFVRKYSTKVVVMHEGKVLCQGEMKDIQENEEVKNVYLGRSG
- a CDS encoding CAP domain-containing protein, whose protein sequence is MRDRMPTRDPNNMTISSSKTDLTSKEYPHTRAIAVQDAKFKFIRANSKEEAEQQARQFIDQQKERALQYGNQFALQGQSQQQQAADRQQAPTDQQAQTNQQQNQAPAQQQEQAPAQPKEQAPTQQQEQAPAQPKEQAPEQQQKQAPAEAPKENKSQGQGVSQVAQQVIDLTNAERKKNGLPALKADTQLSGVAQKKSEDMRQNNYFSHTSPTYGSPFDMMRDFGVTYKTAGENIAQGQRSAQEVVQAWMNSEGHRKNILSKDFTHIGIGYDSNGHHWTQMFIGK
- the urtE gene encoding urea ABC transporter ATP-binding subunit UrtE, translated to MLHVSNLQAGYDETIILRNVDFEIPEGKIVGLLGRNGVGKTTLMKVLMGLLPMTSGTIQYEGKNFKRERPEHRARAGIAYVPQGREIFSDLSIRENLLLGMEALPKAQRSSTIPEEIFKWFPVLKEMIDRKGGDLSGGQQQQLAIARALVSNPKLLLLDEPMEGIQPSIVQLIQDVLVQIAQEKKIGIILVEHNLDAVLSCADQFYILDRGRMVMSGSCDNINEEDLQSHLAV
- the urtB gene encoding urea ABC transporter permease subunit UrtB, producing the protein MSIIISQLFNGLSLGSILLLIALGLAITFGLMNIINMAHGEFIMIGAYTTYVLQQVFVQYLPKSLFDYYFILSIPLSFLIAALIGLIMEKTIVRFLYERPLDSLLATWGVSLILQQTARSIFGAPNVAVVAPEWLNGGLTVAGLTFPYKRLFIIALVLVSILMLFIYLYKTSSGRRMKAVTLNRNMASCLGVSTRSVDSTAFALGSGFAGVAGCSLTLIGSIGPTLGTSYIVDAFMIVILGGVGKLKGTILAALILGVLSTFVELSTSATIAKVIVFAFIILFLQWKPTGLVNVKVRALD
- the urtC gene encoding urea ABC transporter permease subunit UrtC; this translates as MKKYSQGAYYGVFFLMLLVAPLLLSEFRIGLLAKFLCFAIIAVGISLIWGFTGILSLGHGVFFGLGAYCMAMYLKLEASPSGIPDFMEWNGITEIPFVWTLFKNPLFAISAAILLPFIIAAVIGYFTFKNRIKGVFFSLISQAVVVVTVTLFIGGQHITGGTSGLTNFFTIFQVPLADPGTKRILYFVTVGLLAVIMGVALVLTKSRFGRLLIAIRDGENRLRFLGYNPTFYKVFIYALSAAFAGVAGALFVLQVGIITPEMMGIIPSIEMVLWVAIGGRHSILGAVIGAILTNTAKSFLSETYPDFWTIFLGALFLIVVLYLPNGLAGLVEKIKMRFFKKDKVKEANQSEVDTLVS
- the urtA gene encoding urea ABC transporter substrate-binding protein; protein product: MIMSVFMLGACAAQTSNPTSENESSNSSATTSTDSDTVQVGILHSLSGTMAISEVSLRDAELMAIEEINAAGGVLGKQIEPIVEDGASDWPTFAEKARKLLQQDKVATIFGGWTSASRKAMLPVVEQNNGLLWYPVQYEGMEQSPNIFYTGATTNQQIVPAIDWMLENQGKNIFLVGSDYVFPRTANKIVNAQLKAKGGTVVAEEYTPLGHTDYNTIISKIKAEKPDAIFNTLNGDSNVAFFKQLKDAGITPEDIPVMSVSVAEEEIRGIGTDVLEGHYAAWNYYQTTDTPENKTFVENYKAKYGEDRVTGDPIEAAYIAVYLWKEAVEKAGSFEVDKVKEASDGIEFKAPGGVVKIDGETQHIYKTVRIGEVQADGQFKEVWNSGEQVKPDPYLKSYDWAEGLSPE